A single genomic interval of Bradyrhizobium sp. sBnM-33 harbors:
- a CDS encoding 2-keto-4-pentenoate hydratase, producing the protein MLDRHAITAASKTLHDHWRAGTKLSGLDESLRPRDRIEAYAIQAGIEKYSSDILFGSKIAATSEAGQKHINVDGPMAGRILAETVVPDGGMASIAGNEMRVAEPEFAFRMRVDLPARSTPYTTQQVLDAIDTLHPAIEIPDSRFQDFVSAGAEQIIADNACAHLFVLGPAATADWRSRDLVEERPVITMRGQQFVGHGKNVLGDPRIALTWLANELRQLGVTLKAGRIVTTGTCHAPLPIQSGDFCAVDFGSLGKVSVGFK; encoded by the coding sequence ATGCTCGACAGGCACGCAATAACGGCCGCATCAAAGACCCTGCACGACCACTGGCGCGCCGGCACCAAATTATCCGGCCTCGACGAATCGCTGCGACCGCGCGACCGCATTGAGGCCTACGCGATCCAGGCGGGAATCGAAAAATACTCGTCCGATATTTTGTTCGGCTCGAAGATCGCGGCGACCAGCGAGGCCGGACAAAAGCACATCAACGTCGACGGCCCGATGGCCGGGCGCATTCTGGCCGAGACCGTCGTCCCCGACGGCGGAATGGCTTCGATCGCAGGCAACGAAATGCGCGTCGCCGAACCCGAATTCGCCTTTCGCATGCGCGTGGATCTGCCGGCGCGCTCCACGCCCTATACGACGCAGCAGGTGCTCGATGCGATCGACACTCTGCATCCGGCCATCGAAATTCCGGATTCGCGGTTTCAGGATTTCGTCAGCGCCGGTGCCGAACAGATCATCGCCGACAATGCCTGCGCACATCTGTTCGTGCTCGGGCCTGCCGCAACAGCCGATTGGCGTTCAAGGGACCTCGTCGAGGAACGGCCGGTCATCACGATGCGCGGCCAGCAATTCGTTGGCCACGGCAAGAACGTGTTGGGCGATCCGCGCATTGCGCTGACCTGGCTCGCCAACGAACTGCGCCAGCTTGGCGTGACGCTGAAGGCAGGCCGGATAGTCACCACCGGGACCTGTCATGCACCGCTGCCGATTCAATCAGGAGATTTCTGCGCGGTCGATTTCGGATCGCTCGGAAAAGTGTCGGTGGGATTCAAGTAG